One genomic window of Micropterus dolomieu isolate WLL.071019.BEF.003 ecotype Adirondacks linkage group LG14, ASM2129224v1, whole genome shotgun sequence includes the following:
- the LOC123982906 gene encoding hydroxycarboxylic acid receptor 2-like: MLSEQNESTILNFTTPTPGRGGGCPPVGIQLEGVILPPVLTIDVILGLLGNIVALWIFCFKLKAWNPNNLFLFNLVIADFLALVSLPLRIDALLRGHWVFGDGMCRINLFLMFSNRSASIALMTVVAIYRYFKVVHPHHRFNRMTSKQAVFVSLVVWLLVISPRVPMLAYNHIKFSGNNTQCFFFTSYKEASRAIIILVSMHQILTVLEFIIPMAMLLFCSIRISSFLKQRTMGKADKVRKAMQVCVVIVVVFMVCFLPTTVTTIGVWVIRSYRPWDCSSFYTFTQLTIVSLGLNFLNSAMDPIVYVFSSSMFRKALCNSLPRALRCGHDADDGENTTSSSGSQSTTQQELKSLRTERGSEAT, translated from the exons ATGCTATCAGAACAAAATGAATCCACAATATTAAACTTCACAACCCCGACTCCTGGTAGAGGCGGCGGCTGCCCACCAGTTGGTATACAACTGGAGGGTGTGATCCTGCCCCCAGTTCTCACCATTGACGTCATACTGGGGCTGCTAGGAAACATAGTTGCCCTGTGGATCTTCTGCTTTAAACTGAAGGCCTGGAATCCCAACAACTTATTCCTCTTCAACCTGGTCATTGCTGACTTCCTGGCTCTGGTGAGTCTGCCACTGAGGATCGATGCCTTGCTCAGGGGCCACTGGGTGTTTGGAGATGGCATGTGCCGGATCAACCTCTTCCTAATGTTTTCCAACCGCTCAGCCAGCATCGCACTCATGACTGTGGTGGCAATTTACCGCTACTTCAAG GTAGTTCACCCTCACCACAGGTTCAACCGAATGACCAGTAAGcaggctgtgtttgtgtcactgGTTGTCTGGCTATTGGTGATCAGTCCTCGGGTTCCCATGCTGGCTTACAACCACATCAAGTTCAGCGGCAACAACACCCAGTGCTTTTTCTTCACTTCTTACAAAGAGGCGTCGCGGGCCATCATCATCCTGGTCAGCATGCACCAGATCCTGACGGTGCTTGAGTTCATCATCCCGATGGCCATGCTGCTGTTCTGCTCCATCCGGATCTCCAGCTTCCTGAAGCAGCGCACGATGGGAAAAGCAGACAAGGTGCGAAAGGCGATGCAAGTGTGTGTCGTCATCGTCGTAGTGTTCATGGTGTGCTTCCTACCCACCACAGTGACAACCATCGGGGTGTGGGTCATCCGCTCGTACCGTCCGTGGGACTGCTCATCCTTCTATACTTTCACCCAGCTCACCATCGTGTCTTTGGGGCTGAACTTCCTAAATTCGGCCATGGACCCCATCGTCTACGTCTTCTCCAGTTCCATGTTCAGGAAGGCCCTTTGCAACTCGCTACCCCGTGCCCTTCGCTGCGGACATGATGCCGATGATGGCGAGAACACGACATCCTCATCTGGAAGTCAGTCGACCACCCAGCAGGAGCTCAAATCcctgaggacagagagaggaagtgaaGCCACATAA